GAAAATCCAAATCCCAGCAAGCAGTGAAGCATTTAATTGGAAATTAGAGAACCTTACATATCGATATCACTCATCGAATATTTGTACGGGTTAGGGTGGAACGGTCTTATTGTCTTTCGTCGAGTGCCATAAACTCCACCATACACTCTACAATTGCAGAACAACCCAAATGAAAAACACAAAGTGATGCAGAAGCTTTTCAGAATACAGCAATATAGAAGGAAACACCAAACCCGACGACAACAAGGTCTACTTGACGTGAATTCGTGAAACGTTTTTGGGTTAAGGATCAGTTTGGAGTAGAGAAGCAaacaatttataaaattatactacatttcaaacaaattttaattttagggtagTCAACCTATCCGTCCGGGAATTAAAATTCCGGAATGTCAGAAATTTATCCGTGACCTAAAGTCCCGGACaagtttttttttctgaaaaaaaGGCATGTTGGTGAACGTACAATGTAGGAAGGAGCTGCTTGAGAAAATGGTGTCCAGGAGATTTACATGCTCTCTGTTCCCAAACTATGTGTGCTTTTTTGCAAGTCCCGGACAGAGCCAGATAAATTTCTTCCATTCCGGGATTTTGACTCCCGGACGGATGGGTTTACTACCCTAAAATTAAAGATTTTATAAATTGTTTGTTTCTCTACCCCAAATTGATCCTTAACCCAAACCTTTTCTATACCAATTCTGACTGCCAAAGAACAAGTAATCAGATGGTAGTTTTGATTCATCAAAGCCTAGAACCCAGCTCACCCATGCTAAAAGTCTATGCGACATGAATTCACGaaacctatgttgcacggaaactcttcgtCACCAGCATTTCCGTTTCTTTTCCGTTTCCATTAAAGAAACAACGTTTCCCGGTCTCCAtttccgtttccgtgcaacatagcacGAAGCCGTTTGCAAGAATCTTTCACAAAGTTATACCTGAAACCGTTTCCATTAAAGAAACAACATTTCCCTCCATTTCAAtttccgtttccgtgcaacatagcacGAAGCCTTTTGCAAGAATCTTTCACAAAGTTATTCCTGAAATATTATCTATCTACTAGTAATCAGGATTTGGTTTGTTACCGGACCATGGCACCTGACTCACCAAATATAACAGATCAACTACTTCGTTCAATCACAAAGCCAAAGTAATCAGAATTTCATCTTCTATcagatggtattttttatttaccaAAGCCTAGAACCCAGCCCAGCCATGCTAAAAGTCTATGCGACATGAATTCACGAAACCTatattgcacggaaactcttcgtCACCAGCGCCATTTCCGTTTCTTTTCCATTTCCTAGCTATATTATCTAGCATTTCCGTTTTCGCTTCCATAGCACGAAACCTTTTGCAAGAATCTTTCACAAAGTTATCCCTGAAATATTATCTATCTAAGAATCAGGATTTGGTTTGTTACCGGACCATGGCACCTGACTCTCCAAATATAACAAATCAACTACTTCGTTCAATCACAAAGGTTGACACAGACCAAAATTCGAAACCCTAACAATCAGCGAagcaattaatttataaattacctAGAGGCACGCTCCTTCTTGACTCTCTTACGCTTGACTTGGTGACACTCGGAGCCTCTACCCATCTCTCCTTCAGAGACATCAGTTCCTCTTTGCACCCTTGAATTGCAGAacacaccaaataaaaagcacAGATTAAATATAAACATGTGATGAGAAAGGTTTCCAGAACACAGCAATAAGAAGAAAACATCAAACCATATGACCAAATCATGCTAAAAGCCACAACAATAAGGTCTTCTTGAGATGAATTAACGaaactatgttgcacggaaactcttcttcattacCATTTCCACGTTTCCTATTTCCACGTTTCGTGTCCGTTTCTGTTTCCGTTTCTTTTCTGTTTCCATTACCGTTTcctagctaatttttcttagaaatagCGTTTCCTGGTAccagtttccgtgcaacataaacCTTCTGccctaattttcacaatgtttttTCAAATAAAAGCGGGAACGGAAGCGGGACatccaactaggttggcaccccacACCCCGAAAAAGCTCAGCCCCGAATCAAATGAAAATAAAGAGTAAAATAGGTAGAGTTTACaaagaatgaaaagaatgaACCTATCTAACACGAAAGTGCTCCAGACCAGGGGAGTCATCAAAACATTTTCACAATGTTATCAATCAATAAAAGGGCGGCCAGGTGCACTACACGTCCCCGCTAAGTGAGACTCCGAGAAGGGATCCCACCACAAGGATGTATTGGGGGCAAACCTTCCccagcctttttttttttggaaagagCCCGGCTCCTAAGACTTGAAGAGGTCACACAACAACAACGTCTACCCTGTGCCAATGCTCACCCTCAATATTATCAATCAACATTACTAAATAATCGGGATTTCATCTGTAATCAGACCGTGGTATTTTGAATCACCAGAAATCAAAACCCTAAGAATTCAGTGAAGCAATTGAATTAGAAATTAGAAACTTTACCAAGAGGCACGCTCCTTCTTGACTCTCTTACGCTTGACTTGGTGACGCTCGGAGCCTCCTTGAGAATCATCGGCTCTTCGTTTCACCATTTAATTGCAGAACAAACCAAATAAAAAGCACAGATTAAACATAAGCATGTGATGCGAAAGGTTTTCAGGCTAAAATCAGGCTAAAATCACAACAACAAGGTCGAATTGACATGAATTGATGAAACCTTTTGAACTAAATTTTGACAAGGAAGTCAATTAAAATGATAAACTAATTAGGTTTCTTCTGTAATCAGACATTtgattcataaataagaaagttTACCTAGAGACACGCTTCTCCTTCACTCTCCTATGCTCCGATCCTTTACCCATCTCTGATTTAGAGGAATCGATTCGTCTTTGCGACATTCAATTTGCAACTAATGAAAGCCTTTTCAGGACACAGTATGGTTTTGCTCTTCCTTGAGAAGAAATTTGAAGTCGAAATTAGTGATTGAGATGCCTTAATCTCAAACACTAATTTCGATTTGAACTGTTAAGCAATACAAAGGTTTAACTATCAATTTTTCCCTCGCACTAAATGCATTGTAACATCCCCTTAAATGCATGGTAACGTTTTTCTTGCTCTTGGTGTTC
The sequence above is drawn from the Euphorbia lathyris chromosome 6, ddEupLath1.1, whole genome shotgun sequence genome and encodes:
- the LOC136233114 gene encoding uncharacterized protein isoform X4 — translated: MSQRRIDSSKSEMGKGSEHRRVKEKRVSRVQRGTDVSEGEMGRGSECHQVKRKRVKKERASRVYGGVYGTRRKTIRPFHPNPYKYSMSDIDMYHTLTKIMNLKYAKKALEFY
- the LOC136233114 gene encoding uncharacterized protein isoform X2 — its product is MSQRRIDSSKSEMGKGSEHRRVKEKRVSRADDSQGGSERHQVKRKRVKKERASWVQRGTDVSEGEMGRGSECHQVKRKRVKKERASRVYGGVYGTRRKTIRPFHPNPYKYSMSDIDMYHTLTKIMNLKYAKKALEFY
- the LOC136233114 gene encoding uncharacterized protein isoform X3; this translates as MSQRRIDSSKSEMGKGSEHRRVKEKRVSRVQRGTDVSEGEMGRGSECHQVKRKRVKKERASRDNFVKDSCKRFRAMEAKTEMLDNIARKWKRNGNGAGDEEFPCNIGFVNSCRIDF
- the LOC136233114 gene encoding uncharacterized protein isoform X1 — encoded protein: MSQRRIDSSKSEMGKGSEHRRVKEKRVSRADDSQGGSERHQVKRKRVKKERASWVQRGTDVSEGEMGRGSECHQVKRKRVKKERASRDNFVKDSCKRFRAMEAKTEMLDNIARKWKRNGNGAGDEEFPCNIGFVNSCRIDF
- the LOC136233114 gene encoding uncharacterized protein isoform X5, translating into MSQRRIDSSKSEMGKGSEHRRVKEKRVSRADDSQGGSERHQVKRKRVKKERASWVQRGTDVSEGEMGRGSECHQVKRKRVKKERASRYHTLTKIMNLKYAKKALEFY